TAACCTTGAACCTCATCTACCTTCCCCCTGTAGACGCAGGAATTCCAGAATATTTTGAGCTCGATCCGTTCGAAAAAATTCTTGACTGGTTCTGCAATTATCCAGAAGTTGTACCAGGGGGCGTTGGACTTCATGCCATTTGCTTCGGTTCTTGGATTGCTCTTTTGCTGGCAAGCTTTAGGAGTGATGCTGTAAATGCTATTGTTGCAGTTTCCCCAATCTCCTTCGCCCATCTCTTCTCCTTTAAATACCAAGGCAAAATGTCAGAAAAACGTCCCATTGATCGTAGTAAACTAATCCACACAAAAGACGGCGTCGTGGTGCGAGATGCCCACTCCACAGAAACAGAAGACAATGAATCAGCTTCTACATTCTCTGCCATTACTCCATCTGAACAGATTAACTTTCCTGTTTTATTAATCTGTGGAACAGACGATCAGTACTTGAATGTAGAATTTAATGCTCGCCAAATATATGACCGAATGAACAAGGCTGGAAAGGGACACTTGTGCAATATTTTGCGTTATCTTGGTGCAGGACATGTGATTGAACCACCTTACACCCCTCTTTGTTATTCGCAGTTTGAACCTGTTGTTACGGACAGCTATGATAATCCTCATGTCGTGTGGGGAGGGGAGAGTAAGGCACATGCACAAGCTCAAGAGGATTCTTGGTCAAATATTTTAGCATTTCTAAGGAAAAATATTGCACAGGCCTcgtgaagtttatttttatgacaCGCTTTTGCTTGACTTGAATTTGCATGGCTTTGCCTTGAAACCAACGAATCAATCGATCGatctttgttttgttaattaaaaaaattgatggAAGCTACCACATAGATTAATTGTACCCACAGATAGCATTATGTCAGTTATAGTTCTACTAGATTtaggtaaaaaacaaataaacaaaaccaaaaagagCGAAACGGAGCTGCCAGCTATTTCAAAGTAAAGTAGGAATAATCTGAGACCATATTTGAACTATATTTCGGAGTCATTTAGACCCATGTAGGGTCACTAGGATGATTAGTTAGAGTTATTTATGCCAGAGATCGTTAGCCTTTCACAGAATAAATGTGTAACTTagaaaagtaaaataataattctcaGACGCGCAGTTAAGGCACACATTGATCCTATGCTTCAAAGTCTTTATGTAGAAAGCTTCCAGAAAACCTGGCTGTGACCAGTTGTAATTGTAATCTATTATATTATTTCACAGTTATTGTGAACTGTGAGTTAAATATATCTATTAAGACTTGCGACAATGAAACCTTCGTTTGTGTGATCACCTTACCCGAAAAACTGAAACTATCATAGTTAAACAGATGATTGAACATCTAGGAGCATGCCCACGAAAGTGGAATGCTAAAGAACGTTCTGTTTTGCCAAAGTAATGCTGTGAGAATCCAGACcatttctgttaaaaaaaaaattaggatcCTTGTTGGAAAAATAATGAGAAAATTTCGAGGAGGAAATGTTTTAGGTCAGGGTGAATTAAGAGTCAATGTCTGAGAAAAGCGGGCAAAGTTGGAAAAAACTgaaagatgggggtcggccaAATTATTCCATACTAGCATCACAGATAGGTTGGGTGGACTTACGGATAAATATACTAAAGTTTGCTCTTTAAGTGTTCTGGTATAGGAGATACGAGATCCACTCTCCATCACCCCCTCAGGTTCCAGTTTTTCTGGTAAATTTGACCCAAATATGACGGCCAGCAAAAACTGTCAGCTTTAGCGGACGAAGTTCATGTTTTGTATATGATTTAAACGGACATAGAACTTTTTGTTAAAAGCCAGAAATGTACGAAATAAGCACAAGTCAGTCTACACCATTTAGTTTTGGAATACCTTTATTTCGTATCTGCGGATGAGCAAGAAATTAGCCATTTTCGACTTCCCGCAAAACACACAACTAAGACTTCATCAAAAATCAGATGCCAAAACCAGACACTCTTACCTTCCCTCTATCACAAACAGCAATAATCTTTTTGGGCCATTCAAACAGCAAGATGCTTCATCACCTTCATTTCTCCTACCACTCGATGTCATGTACAGCACGTCACGACGCGAGCAAAGTGCCGATTAAGCCGCTCTTGGATCCCGCATTGGATTTCTGCACAGTTAAATATATGCAGTTTACTAAAATAGCTCCAAGAAATTCAGAACTCCTGTTTGGCCAATTTGActgaacaaaaatttaaaaagaaatacgAACTAAACGAAAAGACGCCATCTTGAGTTGGATTACTCGCAAGGGACTGGGACCTACTTGTTTTTTCTCCGGGTAGGGAGAGACCTATGGCCGTTGCATTGGTGCCAGAAATATCTGTTTGTGGCGATAAACAGCTCAAGATCTGAACAAATAATGACATGAACGAAGCACGCTTAAAATAGAGCCAACAGGACCGCGCATTAGCGTGCTGGCAAATAGCTTCATCTGATTTTCTTTTCGAGCGCGCGGCTTCTTATGTACATTTCCAGAAGGGTCTCGCCTCGATAACTCTAACAGTTCTTTCGAGCTATCCAACTCTCGCATTCTTCAAAACACGATGAAGCACGCTAAAGCAGGAACAACTAAAATTGTTGATTTAATGACAAAAATAGCAATGCTtacaaaaaagttgaaaagaagtAAAACAAATCTCTGTACAGTACAGTTATTACCGACTAAACTGGCTCTCCTTGGTTAATCTCTCTACTCGACAAGCTTCAATCTGAATCATTTAAGAAAGCTGAAATATGATCACTTCCTTTACCGCAAAGCAATCAGAGTAAGTAGAAAAAGTGTCCTGATCTTGTTCTACCCATAAAATAAACTGAATATAACTAACGGAAAATTTGCGCTTGATATTTAGAAAAGATACTTTTCTGTGCAGATCCTCTTTTTCTTACAGATAACTGTCTTTTCCAAGGTATGCTTTCTTTTTGCGGTGGCTCCTAGTCTTTTGTTTACGTATTTAAACTTTCCTAGTTTCGTTGGTCTGTCATTGAGCAAATGTCGTAAAACGAAATATTTAAGTAGGAGCCCGCACCGAATACGTCATTTGCTTGCGGCTTGTCATGTACAACAGAGGTCTCTACGATTACGCGCTCTTTGGTTATATTTGTTGCTGATGAAAGCTTACtcaacaaattaaacaaaaaattagTTATGGCTGTATCATCCTCCATTTTTGCTTTGAGTTGTTTTCCCTTGCTGATGCTAAGTAAGCATCCTGTTTCCTAACCGAAACCTCAAGTCATCCCTTAAAACAGCAACAGGCCCTCACCAGATCTTCGAGTGGCT
The nucleotide sequence above comes from Acropora muricata isolate sample 2 chromosome 12, ASM3666990v1, whole genome shotgun sequence. Encoded proteins:
- the LOC136892689 gene encoding bile acid-CoA:amino acid N-acyltransferase-like; translation: MYSLDRIARFIRWPVVAASRRGAVISVEPKSRLVDDKVKVIISGLETEQHVTLEAKLIDEKGYVFKSHAHYIADNDGEVDIGRDLSLGGSYRGVEPMGLLWSMKPEQRKALRLIKKDVTKPFDVELKCFDKHISPNKRSQQLLSSSTFEQWYMAVGVKRVVLKDLPFQGTLFIPSGDGPFPGLIELKGATAGVNESKASLFASRGFLTLNLIYLPPVDAGIPEYFELDPFEKILDWFCNYPEVVPGGVGLHAICFGSWIALLLASFRSDAVNAIVAVSPISFAHLFSFKYQGKMSEKRPIDRSKLIHTKDGVVVRDAHSTETEDNESASTFSAITPSEQINFPVLLICGTDDQYLNVEFNARQIYDRMNKAGKGHLCNILRYLGAGHVIEPPYTPLCYSQFEPVVTDSYDNPHVVWGGESKAHAQAQEDSWSNILAFLRKNIAQAS